One Dromiciops gliroides isolate mDroGli1 chromosome 3, mDroGli1.pri, whole genome shotgun sequence DNA segment encodes these proteins:
- the LOC122750952 gene encoding LOW QUALITY PROTEIN: serine/threonine-protein phosphatase 4 catalytic subunit-like (The sequence of the model RefSeq protein was modified relative to this genomic sequence to represent the inferred CDS: deleted 1 base in 1 codon), producing the protein MAEISDLARQIEQLRRCELIKECEVKALCAKAREILVEESNVQRVDSLVRVCGDIHGQFCDLKELFREGGGVPETNYLFMGVVDRGFYSVETFLLLALKVWYPDRITRIRGNHESRQITQVYGFYDECLRKYGSVTVWRYCTEIFDYLSLSAIIDGKIFCVHGALFPSIQTLDQIRTIDPKQEVPHDGPMCDLLWSDPEDTTGWGESPRGAGYLFGSDVVAQFNAANGIDMIYGAHQLVMEGYKWHFNETVLTVWLAPIYCYRCGNVAAILELDEHLQKDFIIFEAAPQETRGIPSKKPVADYFL; encoded by the exons ATGGCGGAGATCAGTGACCTGGCCCGGCAGATCGAGCAGTTGCGCCGCTGCGAGCTCATCAAGGAGTGCGAGGTCAAGGCTCTGTGCGCCAAGGCCAGAGAGATCTTGGTGGAGGAGAGCAATGTACAGAGGGTGGACTCCCTCGTCAGGGTATGTGGGGACATTCATGGACAATTCTGTGATCTCAAGGAGCTGTTCAGAGAGGGTGGCGGTGTCCCTGAGACCAACTACCTCTTCATGGGGGTTGTAGACAGAGGCTTCTACAGCGTCGAAACATTCCTGCTGCTTGCCCTCAAGGTCTGGTATCCTGACCGCATCACTCGGATTCGGGGGAACCATGAGAGCAGGCAGATCACCCAGGTCTACGGCTTCTATGACGAGTGTTTGCGAAAGTATGGGTCAGTGACTGTATGGCGCTACTGCACTGAGATCTTTGACTACCTCAGCCTGTCCGCCATCATTGACGGCAAGATCTTCTGCGTGCAT GGGGCCCTCTTTCCCTCTATCCAGACCCTGGACCAGATCCGGACGATTGACCCGAAGCAGGAGGTGCCCCATGATGGGCCCATGTGTGACTTGCTCTGGTCTGACCCTGAAGACACGACGGGCTGGGGTGAGAGTCCCCGAGGAGCTGGCTACCTCTTTGGCAGCGATGTGGTGGCCCAGTTCAATGCAGCCAATGGTATTGACATGATATACGGGGCTCACCAGCTGGTGATGGAAGGCTACAAGTGGCACTTCAATGAAACTGTGCTCACGGTGTGGTTAGCACCCATCTACTGCTATCGCTGCGGAAATGTGGCAGCAATCTTGGAGCTGGATGAGCACCTCCAGAAAGACTTCATCATTTTTGAAGCTGCACCCCAGGAAACCCGGGGCATCCCTTCCAAGAAGCCAGTGGCTGACTACTTCCTGTGA